GTATTTGTAAATTATGTTGGGGCCTGATCTGAGGTCAGCAAAGTGAACACTTTGATACCACTCTTCTGATGCTCGAAAATGTATATTAATGCTTTGTAGTTAAAGACAGCATCGGATAACAAGAactttctttattctttatcaAGAATAAAGAAAGTTCCCTTCAGCCTCACACTTTTAAACTGAATCAGAAACATGCTGCGCACAGGATGTTGGTTAAGAGCACTTTGTTGTCTTTTACTGTTGGAGCTCAAATGCCTGCTCTGTGTTGGAGGCAGAAAGAGGATTTTCATTCATAAAAAGCAGCCTTATTCAAATGCTAGAGGTTACATTCCTGTGACCTCTGTCCACATCACAGGCAGTTTTAACATGTAATGCTTTGCAGCGTTCACCAGATCATTTCCACCGTCTCTCGCTGAGGATTTTCTTTTGTGAAATCGCCATCCTGCTGGATCACTCTAGATGGACGTCTGCCCCCCTCCCCAACCCAATCCACTCCTCTTCCATCTGGAATGGCATAAAAGATGCACCGCATGCACTGGGAACATATTTAGAGAAAGTCATTCAGCTGTCCACACCAAAGTGTAAGCCCCAGAAAGTGACCTTTTGCCTAATGGTTAAACACAACCTGTCACGTCAACATGCAGCTGGATGAAAAATTAGACTAATAATTGAAGTGGAGAGCCGTGGCCACGTGCTTTACTGTTTACTGAgctctctttcactttttttaatcatcagcaTTTTATCTGTACAGTAGCAGTTGCATCAGGTGGATAGGATACGAAGCATAAGCCTGTTATGCAAAACACTGCAAAGCTGTTCATAGCCTTTGAACTTTTTGCCATTTCAACCAAAAAGctcaatttattttgttgagatTTTAGGCGATggataaacacacacaccaaaaaaaaaaaaaaaaaaaaaaactttgctatgaaaggaaaatgtaacatttagttttttctgtttttgttttgaataaaaatctgtgtggcatgcatttgtatttgtttttttatactttttttattgagcaTCAGTGATACATTATTAAGAGACATGATACTcgtatttatattttaacccCCCCATCCCAAGAACATTTGACACCAATCCAGCAAGAGTAGATAATTGAAggtaatacaaaaataaacaagagcagtaaaaaaaaaaagtttattatatatatatatatatatatatatatatatatatatatatatatatatatatatatatatatatatatatataagtaaattgaagataaataaaaaaaaaatttttaaaaagctgtgcACATCACAAAACATGGTACACATGGGTTTAATCAAAATCACAGATTCAAACGCAGGATGACTGCTAGAGAATCATTAAGTGGGCACAGTTTTAAGTTTAACTAAATGTGTCAATATCGGACCCCGGACAGAGAAAAATCTGTCCTTGGATCCCCTtagagtatattttattttctctaattGTATGAAGTGTGTCAGGTCACTAAACCACAAAGACACCTTGGGTGGATTTTTGGATTTCCAAtgcaataaaattcttctactTGCAAGCAGCGTTGTAAAAGCTGcatttgtacttgtatagtagATCAAACTCAGTCCGACTAGATGGAGAGAATCTAAATAAATTTTCAGCTCTTCCCACATATTCTTAAATGCTTTTAGGGTCGGACTGTGATTGGGCCTTTGTAATATTTGAACATATTTTGATCCAAACGGTTCCAATGTTGCTCCTGTGTCAATCTTCAGTTATAATCAGTGTTATGCATGGaggccaaaaacaaaaactttaaaaacatgtacatgttttgttccatttttcCATCAGGAgctaatttgtgttggtctgtcgcaTTTGTTGATGTAACGTACTGAATGCATGGTTTGAAAACTTAGAAGAAATAGCTCTCAGTGGTGGTTTTTGCATGAATAATCAACAGCAAGTACGCCTAGTCTATATATTGGGGCTTTTGCACTTCTTCCCTCTATACTTACACTGATGCCAAAAACAGCACTGATAAAGTGTTGACTTTCACAGGCAAAATGAAGGCTTCATaaatcttactgtatttttattattttattttattttatttgtgtatgtAGTTCGGTTTAGATTGAACTAGTTCAGGACTGACCACTCTAGTATATACAAAACCCTCgaaagtgaaaaacaaattcCTTGAAACGTGTAATAGTCTTTTAATTTAGTACTGACTTGTTATATTATTAAATCAATTCGATACTGATTTTAGTAGCTGCAACTAAATATGGCCATGTTTGTTTACCTATTGATGCCATATTTCCACTAACTTGACATGACTCAGCAAcagaaaaggtttatttattttttatttttgtggcgCAACTGTGAGCTAATTTTGttgtaacattgttttttttgttgttgttgtttttcccagCGCTTCTGCCGCCCCCTCACAGTGGTGGTGCCCTGGGCAGTGTGGCATATTTCCTATATATTAAAAACTGTCACTTTGTGCTGCAGCCTCAACCTTATCGCAAACTTAAGAGCTACAGTATTGAGAAAATGTAATCGACCTCGATCTGATGAGTGCAGATAAGCGAAAACCCATAATGAAAGGAGGTCACGCTGGAGCAGATGTTCTAAATTTGGAACATGATACTGTCATTTAAAACCATTAcgcttaaaaatgaaaaagggcTTGACAGGCCAGGCAGACGACTCAACAAAACACTTTCCATCTTTCATTCATAGGGGTGTTTGGTTAAAGGTTGGAGGGCAGCTTGTTGTGTTTATTGCCTACCTGAAGAGAAACTGACCCGAGCGGTGACATGTTCACCCTAAATGATTGGAAATTGTCTCCTGGGGCAACAGAGGAGGGGGGGTCCAGTTGGAAGCAGCTGTACCCCATCCTCAACTATAGATGAGCTGATGACAGGGCACCACGAGGGTTGCTTCTGCCTTTAAAAACTGACTTGCCACACATAACGAACTGCCAGACAGGCACTCCAATTACTGAGTACTGATGTCTAACTTCACATTAAACTGAGCCAACCATTCACCTCAGGcagcaaattaaacaaaatgattttagttgaaaaaatctttttgtttcaATTTCCTAAAAGCTGCTAATTTTAGGGGTGGGAAGGGAGAGGGGTATTTAAGTGAAAGTCCGTATCCTTAGTTATTGCCACAGACTACTCTGCAAcagacgtaaaaaaaaaaaattatagccTGTCAACAAAATATCAGATTTACCTTAAACTCCAAGATAAAGTTGTAATCTGCGAGTGATGTAAATTCCAGATGAAGCAAGTAAAAATTCCCAGTTTCTGAGCTTCTCATAAAAACAAACCCCATTCATGCATTGCGTGTGATAAGGAAATCATCCGGCGGCGTTCAGAAGCAAAGGTAATTTCGCAAATGTAATCAAACCACCAGTCTTCAATCGGTCGCTGCCCGCAGGACCCGTCTCCTTGAAGTGCTTCGCAGCTGCGCCTGGCCGTGTGCtacatttaaatgttgttgGAATTTCCATATCGTCCGTCAAAGTCAGCGCAAATATGATCACTGACTCTCCGAGCAAATTGAAGTGGCAGGCGAACCGTTTTCGTTTGATGAGGAGAAACAGTTTGCTTTAAGAAGATCATATGTGGTGGTTTTAGTGATAGTATTATAGCAGACTTACCACACTGGTTACTTCCTATGTAGCCTATTTACTTTGCCCGtatcaaaaacacttttttggactttttcccCCATTTGCGCTTTATATCCAATTGTTTAATTAGGTAGCATTTAACCTACTGTTTAAGCAGTTTGGTTTTAAACTCAAGTAGCTTGAGTTTAAAACCAAAGACCAAATTATGAAATACAAATTCATAATGTTACTTTCAAAGATCATTTTGAGCACATGTCATGAATCCACAAACCGACTTCCAGTGTCATAATTATGGGttacaaagtcagaattaagaaaattttaaatcaaaatccaTGATTTGTATGTCAGAATTATGAATTTGAAAACGGAAATGATGAATGTATAACTTTGTCTAATAATTCGGATTTGTTAAATTGAAATTATATATCTCATAACTATGAGGTTTTATCTCGTAGTTATGAAATGCTGCATCATTTTGCGCTTTTAAATGGAGGAAACTGGCTCCTACAAGCTATCGagggtcttttttttatcaagtacAGTCAATGTTTATTACTAGCGGCAATATTACGGGTGGTCCTTAAACGCAGCAGCTGTTTGGAAAGCAACAGCTGGCAGAGGGAGAGCCAACAGCTGGTCGCGCGTATGGAACGGTCGCGCGTACCGAGGGTAAATTAatcacagatatttttttatgacaTCTCTTACCTGAGCTACGGTGGGAAAGAGTCGCCACTACCTTACTCAAGACGAGTTTGCAAATCTATTTTCACCTACAGGAGGCGCTGAAACGCTCACAACGGGTCTATTAGACCGCTTCGCGGTTATAGTATAATGTCTCTCAACGGATTCCGTAGTGAAtgagaagaggggaaaaaaacatggcgTCGCTCTGTGGGAAGACATTTCTGTCCTTAGGTCGAACTAATGTTTTTGGTTTGGCATTTAGTAAAACCACAAATAGAGTGACATATGCCACGGCTTTGTCCGTAAGCTCTCCCTCTGGGAATAAAGGTGAGTTTTACCACTGAAGATGCTATTTGTGCTGAAATAAATAGAGAGCTACTGATGCTAAATTCTGTTAGCAAAGCTAAGTGGCTTCATTTTCTTGAGGCTGTACAGTTGTACGATGGTGATTAAACTTGAAAATTCATTGGGTTCTTTGCTGAAATGCGAATACTTATGTCTAACTAGTAATCAACAGATGTTGGTGAACTTTTACGTGATCATCTTAGAGGACCCTTAGACCCAACATGCTTAGATGGGTAGATGCAATAAAACATAATGTCTGGGATGTCGGCATAACCTGTATGTATGatatttttaacaatttaaaataaGTGGCCACCCTTGCGATTTGCATGTCCCCCTTAGTAAAGTTTCAGAGCTACAGATTCAAACCCAGCAGtgtaaggttttctttttcttttgttatcctGTCCGTCAGTGGCTGCACACAGTCCtttacatgttttctttgtaCATCAGTCCACCTTGAAACTGAACGTGGAATATTCTCCATCTTGGAACGACGTCCTCTTCTCATCTAATCtgtacttttagttctgtttatgTGCATTTGTAAAGAAAGGTGCTGCGATGCAAGACGAATTTCAGACATGCTCTCACCAGAACGTATTGTTGTGTGGTGCCCTACATGGTTTAAAACgtgttttacaaataagaaaCCAGAGAAATATGGCATCCTTAGACCGTGTACTCAGATGCCTCTAAcagtctctgtcgggaggactacactgccctgtttctcacacaaggccaaaataaacttcaatgttttattgaattaatttacttGGTATATTGTTGTTAGCATGTACTCCAGGTCGGGCTGCCTTACATCAATGCACATCTAGTTtatacattacagtcaggcattCTGAGGagtctgatcaggtagtgaccactgatctctatttattcactggattgtgCATTGGCCGTATTTAATAcacgtcgctgtgaagccaccagccgccgtattggtactccctattttcctccagtaactagggaatatgtgcgctacagcatcgaataacgaggattttctcatgttcagggggggcttaagacttttaaaatgtcaaatgccatatacgtttatgttatgtactaaaactagcaagtactgagaaagtcatgtgctgaaatattttgcatgttatttattaatatatatagcacctaatttcctagtagttgatagtgttagtacatccactgactgtaaaattacctgtgaaacgttttcacacagccagaaaactgcttgttgttgcaaccaaatcgtatgggattctgtgagagtagggagtagcaagatgacaatccaaaaaaaaaaaaaaaaaaaaaaaaatcagcactccagtgaataaatagagatcagtggtagtgacacagtgtaccgtaatacTTCAAATATCCATTGAGAGGAGTGGCTTCGTTGCTTACAAAAtttgtacttacacattttgacagattttttttagcaaattgtCCCACATAAAATCGGGTCAGTAAACACAATGGTAATCTTATATAAGGTGCGTCGtattataaggcacaccatcaatttttgagaaaatttaaggattttaagtgtgccttatagtctgaaaaatacggtagccAGGGTGGTCATGAAATGATTAAGATCAGTGTGGGCTTTTTCAATGTCTTAGAAAGACCCTGTAAAAGTTGAAAATAACTAACTGTGATTCTGTGCTAAAAATTGCTGTTCAAAGACACACTCCACTCAATCTGGCTGAACTTCAGTCTGCGAAGCTCGAAGAAGCGTACCGCGACTGCTTTCCTTTTACTTTGGGAAAGAGTAGAAATAACTTTGAGGCATTGCACATGCATACACTGTACTGTATTACTTTGATATTATTATGCCTACCATACTTTACAtgctaaatacaaaataatacatttgagatattatttatttcttatgttTCTTAAGACTGAACCTACTGCTGCAGCTTTAGCTTATTCTCAACTATATGAGTTGTGTATATTGTTTAAAGGAATCTGTCTCTGATCAAATTGCATTTCTTGTCATTGTTAGGCTTCCCAGAAAGAGGTGGTAGAGGATCTGTGGGCAGAAGACCTAGGAGAGAAGTaagttgtcactttttttttttaattttcaggcTTATAAAAAGTAAAGATGGGTTTTggtttattaatatattttttaataaataatttcattttttgaCACATTAGCCTGGGGAGCCCAGGACTGAAAAGATGCCACCGGATCAGGACTGGACCTCGGTTTATCCTGCAGCCACCCCCTTTAGGTCAAACGCCGTCCCCCTACCTGTGAGGATGGGCTACCCTGTGAAGGGAGGCGTTCCACCAGAGAAGAAGGGCAACTTGGAGTTAATAAAGGTCAGATtttaaaggaacactttttaatcagtgataTAACAAGTCAGGGCGCgcatgtggcgcagcgggtagcgtgacccatatacagaggccgtagtcctcaacgcggtcgacccgggttcaaatccgacccgcggtcctttgccgaatgtctctccccctcttctaccccccttcctgtcagcctactttcgaaaaaagcgagccactagagccgcaaaaaataaataaaattaaattaaaaaaataacaagtcAGTTAAACCTCTGGAATCTTGGTCTGGACAGTTCAGTAGCAAATCTGGTTATTAATCTGTGTCGGCTGTTCTGGTGTTGATGAAATTAACAACAGGGGCACTAAAGGGGAACAGGATGGCTTCTTTCagccctctttcaaaccatccccctgtccaaaatctggacatcactGTCATCAAATGAGTGCCCTTTTACTGGTATTTAGAATTTTGAGAAAACTCctgacatgttttttattagttttgcatCTGACCAGGGTCAGAGTCACTACTGGTAGCATGAGGCAATACTTGGACCCTACTGAGGCAGCCCAACATCACCAGGATGACACATCAATACAGGCAAttgccagaaggtttgctgtgccTCCCAGCACCATCTGAATAGCATGGAGGAGAATCCAGGAGACAGGCAGTTACTCTAGAAGAGCTGGACAGGGCTATCGgaggtccttaacccatcagcaggaccgTTATCTACTCATTTGTGCAAGAAGGAACAGGATGACTTCTCCCAGAGCCCTACAAAGTGACTGCCAGTGTCAGACTTCATGACGGTGGCTCAAGGGCCCTACTTCCTCTAGTAGGCCTTAGGCTCACTGTCTGGTACCGTAGAGCTCGACTGCCAGAGAACAGCTGAATGAGAAAGTTTGGCACTTGTgccctgttgttgttgttgttttttacagacGAGAGCTGATGCACTCTAAGTTCCGATGTAAAAAGGACTGGAGAAGATGTGGTGAATGTTATGCTGCCTGTGCCATTTCTTTTGGCATGATCcgtttggtggtgggtcagtgttggccTGGGGAGGCAACTCCATGGAGCGATGcacagacctgtacaggataaaATCCTTAGACGCGTTATCAGACCCTTGGCTGCTGCTGTGGGTCCTGGGTTCCACCTTGTGCAGGATAATGCCAGGCCTCATGTAGCAGGAGGATGGaggcagttcctggaggatgaaggaattGAAACCTCTGACTGGTCCCCACTctcccctgacctaaatccaacagaacatctctgggacttcatgtttaggtccatctgACAACATTAGTTGCACCTTAGACTTTGCTCAATGATAATTGGTCAGGATCATGGGGAGATCCCCTAGGAAAACCTCTGTGATCTAATAAGGAGCGTGTCCCAATGTCAGCCATGCATACCATCATAGTAACTACCTAGTATCAGTCTGAGTGGttgcaatgacatttcagcaaactAGACTAGCCTGCAGCATAAATTTTCACTTTCTCTGCGACTTCAGATTAAGCCCTCTGTGCGTTGATAATTTTCATTAAATGATGTGGCATCCTCTTTTTCCTAACACGTTACCCTTTCCATCTCAGTGTTGATATGCAGCAGAATTTGTTTTCCAATCgagatctgatgtgttttcaaagtgtcccttaatgtttttttttttttttgtattgtacaATTGTCTCTGAAATGCAAGCTTTAGTTGTTCCTCCTGTATGAGTCTACTGAAGCCAGTCAGTGCTGTTGCAGCGCTGGTGGAGCTTCCTTTGCTCTGTTGCGCACCCGTCCCGGCTGTGTCTCTGTACACGGATTACTGAGCTGCGGTGTCCAAACACCAGCTGTCCCATCTGGACTCCAGCCACTTGCAGATTCACTACTTGCGCTCGTCACAGCTGGAGCTCTGCCGGATGGCCTAACaatattgatttaattttttttttcattctgccTGGAGGATCTACACTGCTGTCCATCAGTTGCTTGAAACATCGCACCTTGCAGATCGTTGACTTGTCCAGTCTGGTGTCATTATTATCTGCACTAGTCTCAACATTAGAATTGGATATTTTAAGCAGTTGTATGTTTTATATAATATTCTTTACTTAAAGGATCTGGAGGATTATCTTTTCATCATTTGTATTTGctcaccattttctttttcaaaccaGTGTATTGTGAATCctgtttattgttaaaaaatgaggggaaaaagtTAGCCTGATCTGTGAGCAGTTGTTCACACAATTGTGCTCTTTAGCAAAACAGTTCAAAGCAGTATTAACCTACacgataggctagaatgcaaggaagaaaaactgttcttctTTTGAATtctttattgaccctttttgttttctattgcaCCACATCTCTATCGATtaatatatatcgttattgaattgtCGTCCGGTCCTAGCAAGCGCTCTGCTCTctgaccactaggccaccattcCCTTACACAaagcaataataatttaaatcaaaatggtTTTCATGGTTAAGTAATCATGCGTTTATTTTCCGGCTGCTGATTCATTATACGCTCCAGTAGAAgtatgtgtatttatttctaaCAAACATGTGAAAGGGTTAGTGGGCAGATTAAAGCATGGAGGGTAGAGACTGTAGAGTATTATTACATCCATCATTACATTAAAAGGCCCATTAAAGGATTCCACTTTTTATATAATCTGCTTATATTCATTTGTTCAATGAATGTCATTTGCTCTTTTTCCTGATGTTACAAGGCTTTATTTATGGATCCACATGTCTGATGTTTCTAATCTTGACTATTTTTGACATTCTGAGCTTATTTAACGGCCCTTCGCGCATCTGGCGTGGGAAGAATTGGGTGTATACAACCGCATTATTACTTGGATAAATGTCCTTTTGTAATCTATACCCCATCCACATGCTTGTTCTCAATAGGCTTCTGGAATAACTCTTTCTAGATATTAGGCCAGCGTTTTCAGCTGAATTGGtagggcttttttttaaattggttctCCTTCCTGGCTTGAATCACACTTTTAAGCAAAGTCCACAGACTTTCAGTGGAACATGTTGAAATTCCCTGGGATATCAAAGTCTTTACACGATTTTTTGATTATGTTTCAGATCCCAAACTTCCTGCATTTGACACCAGCAGCCATCAAGAAACACTGTGAAGCTCTGAAACGTAAGCATTGAGTTTTGTTGCCAACTCACTGGCAGGATAGTATTCCCTGTTTTGTCTGCAGCACTCTGAATCGTCTTGTTATTGAAAAGTGCCATATAAATACACTTGACTTGCCTTACATGTATTGTCATTGTGTTTTTCACGTGTTTGATGTAATGACAAAAACGTGTGCTTCTAGCTTTCTGCACAGAGTGGCCCTCAGCTTTGGACACAGATGCCAAATGCGACGAGCACTTTCCGATTAAAATCGAGAGCACAGACTACGTGTCTGCTGGCCCCTCTGTCAGGAATCCTTCAGCTCGCGTTGTTCACCTCAAAGTGAGTCTCTACGATtgctctggggaaaaaaaactcctgtttTTACATGACTATGCCGACTGTAATCTCTAGGTACAGATTTACACAGTGAGCCGTTGATATGTGTGGCGTAGCCGTTCGTTCACAAACTAAAGAGTATGAATTATTAAATTGACAGAGATTTGCTTGGGACTTTGTACgtatgttttattattgttccCTCCCCAGCAGCGTTCACAGTGGGAAAAAGTCAGAAAACATTTAGCCGTCGAATTATTTTCTGAGACGTTTTGATAGTCCGCTTAATCCTCGCACCACCACTAATCCATCAATACGCAATCCTTCTTTCAGACTGGAGGCTTACATGTAAACGCATGCAAAGAGCAGCGAGGATGTATTTAAAAAGAGATGATGCATTATTGCGTTACatcaaaatacaaagaatatGAATACTTACACCAGATGTCGATAAGGTTCAGAGACAAACCGCTTAGTTGCATCTTGATTATTAATAACAAGACTGAGTAAACGGAGTAGTATAGAGTTCCCTGGTCTGTGGCAACTTTtgaaaaacataacagaaatatacGTTTCTTTGTTCATGTCAATGGTCAGACATTAGTAGCTGTCCCTGGCAGAAGAGTGTCATATTTGCTATTAATCACCAACCATCTGCTCTCCTGACACGTCGCCGCCTTAGATTATAGCAGCAAGGTAGGAATTAGAAATTAATCCAGGTGGATTAGGCTCCAAGATGGGTTGCAGAGCAAATCTCTCAAAGTAAAATCACAAATCTAGTACAAATGCACTGTGCCTGACTTATGCTTCTTCATGtaagaaaataaactaaatcagTCTGCGTGAAACACATAcattagtctttttttattctgttggtTTAATGGATGAGCTGGTGGTTTAGGCTGCATCTATGTGACCATATCTGTGCATGTTTGCATACTCGGTGACATAGCAGTAAGATGCATGTAGCCTGAAATACCTGTAAATTCAAAGGTGTATCTGGACAAATTAAATACCTTCCAAATGTGTATTTATATTACATAGATTCATTCAAACAGGGATATATTTCAGGCGTTTCATTAAACCCCTTGGAATTTAgcactctgtgtgtaatgaagcTTTGTATTATATGACTTTCACTTTCTGAGTGAgatcactgaaataaatcaacttttgaacaatattctaatttattgagacgTTGCTGTATGGCGCGGTTTCTAAACTGAAGGGAAGAAGCCATAGAAAATGTAATCGGTTTATAATCTGTTTATCCTCCATTATCCCGGGAATGGGTTTAGAGGTGATTCCATGTTAAAGCAGTAATGGCCGTATGAAAACTATGCGTGTGTAATTGTTTTGCATTAAAAGGTTTTATGTAAACTGTCTTGTCCTCAAGGTAAAGTTGTCCCATTTGAACCTGGATGATCATGCACGCAAGAAAATGCTCAAACTTGTTGGGGAGAGATACTGCAAAGACTCAGACATCCTCACCATCACGACAGACAGGTAAACACTGCCAccctgaaaacacaacatttcaatgaaaatcaaacatattCTAAAGTATTTCGCCTGTTTTTATGCCTCAGCTGCCCTCTGAGAAAGCAGAACTATGAATACGCCATGTACCTGCTAACTGTTCTGTACCATGAATCCTGGGTGAGTAGCAGAGGTTTATTTCTTCATTCTGCTGTGTCAGTATCTACCTGTACCTGCGTCCTAAGTCTTTTTGCCAATGCATATTTGTGCCTCTTCAGAAACCACGGAAGTGTCTGACCTTTTCTTTACtgaccttttgttttctttcagctATCGTGTTTGTTTAAAGGCCAGCTGTTTATTTAAAGGCCCATTGTCGCTTTTAGCTTGTTCTCACTTTTGTTTGAGATCAAGTGTTTCTGAACACTTTTCCTCACGTAGGGTTTAACACTCAAAACTGGACCAAGTGTGTCTCGGGTTCTTACTTATGTAATCGTGTATTACATATGCTTGGTCTTTAATATACCTGCAAACTTCCACATTTATCTGTTTTAGCTATTCTGTTACACTTAAAGGTTTTAGATTATcgaagacattttatttttaggacGGATAACTTTAGTAAATACAAAAGGTAGTTTTCCAATGACAATTTAATttctgaagggaaaaaaatagctATAGAATCC
This window of the Fundulus heteroclitus isolate FHET01 unplaced genomic scaffold, MU-UCD_Fhet_4.1 scaffold_52, whole genome shotgun sequence genome carries:
- the mrps35 gene encoding 28S ribosomal protein S35, mitochondrial, which codes for MRRGEKNMASLCGKTFLSLGRTNVFGLAFSKTTNRVTYATALSVSSPSGNKGFPERGGRGSVGRRPRREPGEPRTEKMPPDQDWTSVYPAATPFRSNAVPLPVRMGYPVKGGVPPEKKGNLELIKIPNFLHLTPAAIKKHCEALKPFCTEWPSALDTDAKCDEHFPIKIESTDYVSAGPSVRNPSARVVHLKVKLSHLNLDDHARKKMLKLVGERYCKDSDILTITTDSCPLRKQNYEYAMYLLTVLYHESWKIEAWEAEKTAADMEEYSWEDSPSQKNILDTLLRMKVAGEGEGEDGEVRKQLLERGEVQDYKDSVVRLKNEGASETTVLQYKEAVRKVLNV